From the Anguilla rostrata isolate EN2019 chromosome 12, ASM1855537v3, whole genome shotgun sequence genome, the window tgagaggcagaggcagaccccttccaggtgacctggattaagtggtagggcggtgggagagtaggagctgggagacatcagagtcagtgaggggagagcacgtggagaaacaaggggagggaacagagaggggggagtggggaagggtggcggtggacgtgaaggagctgcggatgtctgcaatcttctcatcgaagaaaatcgcaaagtcatctgcagtgagggaggactgaggtgggggaggaggagtgctgaggagagaagagaaaatggagaagagttgatgagggttagaggcagatttatgaatttttgtttgataataattaattttagcagAGGTTACAGCGGTAGAGAATGTAGCTAGCagagactggtaggcagacaggtccgattgagccatggatttcctccacttcctctccgctgcacataggctggcccggttggttcggagggggtcagacatccacggactgggaggggacgagcgtgccggcctggagactagaggacagagagagtcaagtgctgaggagagcgaggaagacagagcggaggatgcagagtcagtgggaaggttggagaaggattcaagaggggggagtgaagcagtgacactagatatattgaggaatgatggcacaagatagagtcgagtgtaaccactccaagATCCACGTAtggttaaaaccaaattttaaattctaatttcatttggagtcagataattgCGGGAGTAAAccatagtaactgttacgcttacttgctgtggtcatggatatatttgatgtgttgttccgctcatttgtgagtattctgatgctcccattggaatattgacagtccggcgacaagTCAGATACATCTCTGATGACaacatagccccgtttgcgaacggagagtaacaagAATGTGGATTCTGTCGTTGTAGCCATAATTGTTCTGATTCTCTATTTAAGGGAAAACAAactttgttttatgttcagcTAACTACATAACTAGTTTGGCTACTTTCTTTTGATTTTAAGCAGATTAacatgatttcagtttttcGCTCTAAGTTCTAGGTAAGGTCAggaagttatggtaagtcaaaatATGAGGCATGATgacagaggtgggtaacccggcttcaaagagtaaaaagactgaccatgtatttgctccaccaacatgcactaagccagctgattacaataattaggtctcctatcatgctgaagagttatgctaattagagtcagctggtttagtgcatggtggtggagcaaatacatggtcagtctttttactctttgaagccgggttacccacctctgcatgatgacaagctacaacattataataacaatacaagtgcaatataagtgctggatggagatacaagtCTAACATGAAAGTGGTAGAGGAACAAGATAGAAGGATACAAGTTGtaagagtgatcctagattgggagtccTCTgtagagtagtgatagttattacaggtacagtctgaagagatgcatcttcagaccatggTAGAAAATGGGCAGGACTGAGTGGGTAGAGGTATGGGGAGTTTGCTCCAGCACTGGGGAGcaagggtggagaagctccatggTCGGGACTAATGAGAACCATTCATGCAGAAGGCAGGGAGTCCAAATCACCccgctgcagcagagcggagtgatCAAGCTGGAGTGTAgggttgaatcatgtcctgtaggtagggaGGGTACGGTGGCTCtcaagtgcaaaacacaaaaacaaaaagaaaacgcaaaaacaaaaacattcggtcctgaggtgcagatgcaacatacaaacacaaaaaggagtgatcctgaggtgcagatgcaacatacaaaaacaaaaacatgcacccctgaagtgcaaaacacaaatacaaaaagaaaatgcaaaaacaaaaaggagcagccctgaggtgcaaaacacaaacatacaaaaactagcagccctgaggtgcagatgtaacatacaaaaacaaaaactagtagccccgaagtgcaaaacagaaacatacaacaacaagcagccctgaggtgcagattcaacatacaaaaacaaaaactagtagccccaAAGTGCAACAGTGCACTTtggggctactagtttttgtttttgcatgttgcatctgcacctcagggctgctagtttttgtatgtttgtgttttgcaccacAGGGTcgttcctttttgtttttgtatgttgcatttgCACTCCAGggctgaaagttttgtttttgcattttctttttgtatttgcgttttgcacttcagggctgcacgtctttgtttttgtatgttgcatctgcacctcagggccgaaagtttttgtttttgcattttctttttgtttttctgttttgcacttcagagccaccgtaaTTCAGGACAGGAGAAATTCATTTCATGGTAATGGGCTTTGAGTCCACTTGCTCGACCGGGCAAGGTAGGGAAAAGAAATTAATGTTGAGCCCTGTTTTGAGTTAGGGGGTACTTCACCTCTGCTTCAGTCGTTATTTTTCGATAGCAGACCACCTCGTCGTGGATTTTGATAGCAGACCACCTCGTTGTGGATTATCCCATAGTGACATGGAATCGGTCTCCTTGCAAGCAAATATAGCCATCATCCATCCACCATCCAAGTGACCCGGGGGCGTGGCAGAGATCGCAATACGCGAGACGCAGCAGCGAGAACTGCAGGCCACAGAGCTTAGCTTCACAGCgcaatttaaaataagtttcTGCGTTTCTGTTATTAAACATTGAATAACATAGCCCCCCTTTTTTGTCGCCGGCGATGAGGCAGACCTCAGGGGTTTTAGTCTGATGGGGATTCATTAACAGCTCCTAGAGGctaaaaaatcatataaatATGATGAGTTAACACTAAATTATTCAGAGTACTCTGCAAGGTGTGCAAGTTGCATTATCTACATCTTTCATGCAAGCTCACTTGAGGATCATTTTTTGAATGCTTGCATTATGTATAATGATGGGACATTAGATTTTCAGTGAAActgtaatcatttttttcattcatgaaTCTCTCAGGAGTACATCAAGAGGAGACCTGTGTCTTTCCCTGTTTAAGGACttcaacaacagcagttgatgtgCTGCTGTATGTGTCTGTAGCAGTGGTTGAGACACTGACAGTGTGTGGAAACCTGCTTGTGATCATCTCCATCTGTCACTTCAAACAGCTTCAGACACCAACTCATTTCTTCCTACTGTCCCTGGCCATGGCGGACTTTCTTGTTGGAGTAATTGTGATGCCCCTCTACTTTACTATGTTGATAGCTCCACAAAGGTGCTTTACTACAGTATACTGCACAATATTTCATGTAGTAGCCTTTTACCTTACTTTTGTCTCAATTTATAATGTAACTTTAATTGCAATAGACCGATATGTTGCTATCTGCAATCCTTTTCAGTACTCCATGAAAATGACTTTGAATGTAACTTTGAGGATAATATCCATAGTGTGGTTGTCTTCATTAATCTACAATATGGTCCTTCTTTATTTCAATGGAAATATTCCAGACCTGAAGGAAAATATTACATGTGTTGAGTGTGCTGTTCACTTTAATGAAATATTGGCCATTGTTGACTGTCTAATCGTATTTATTGTGCCATGCTTAACAATTATAATCATGTacctgaaaattttttttatcgcTAAAAATCATGCAAATAAAATCCGGTGTGCCCAAAAGTGCACAAAAGTAAATAATGCTACTGTAACATCAGAAAGAAAAGCAGCAAAAGCACTAGGGGTTCTAGTAGCAGTGTTCCTTATCTGCTTAGTACCCTTCTACATATGTGCTTTCCTTGCAGCATATATTAGTAACAAAGCAATACATATTGCAGCTTCAAATCTGTCAACTGTATTTTTTCTGAATTCTGCATTAAATCCTATCATTTATGCTCTGTTCTATCAATGGTTTCAGAGATGTGTTAAACTCATTTTAACATATAGGATATTCCGTGCAGGATCTTCAGATCTGAATGTGCTTGCAACGAAATAAACGTAATTTCCTGTGCATTAGAATGTGATGTAATAAAattgttactttttatttgaatattctcatttttgttttatggtttACACACCACATGTCTGTTATTGAACACATGTTGATTAATTCTTCCACTCAACTAAGAAAAAATCACAGATTTTCAAATAGCCCTGAAAGTCTAATATTTCTATTATCTTTTCCTTttagttctttatttttattctttagtgtatgtgtattcatGTATGTTGCTCTGGATCAGATCTTGCTTGAAACATGAGGTGCTGacctcataaataaataaataaataaataaataaataaataaatttttatattttccagtGGCCATATAATGtccaataaatgtaatattctaCCACTTCAGATGTTTTGGTAAATGTTTAAACAGCATCTCCTAGTCAGTCATTAACATATGaactttcattcatttgttcacaGCAATGTACAAGTTTTGAAGATTCTTTAAAG encodes:
- the LOC135235842 gene encoding trace amine-associated receptor 13c-like, whose translation is MNLSGVHQEETCVFPCLRTSTTAVDVLLYVSVAVVETLTVCGNLLVIISICHFKQLQTPTHFFLLSLAMADFLVGVIVMPLYFTMLIAPQRCFTTVYCTIFHVVAFYLTFVSIYNVTLIAIDRYVAICNPFQYSMKMTLNVTLRIISIVWLSSLIYNMVLLYFNGNIPDLKENITCVECAVHFNEILAIVDCLIVFIVPCLTIIIMYLKIFFIAKNHANKIRCAQKCTKVNNATVTSERKAAKALGVLVAVFLICLVPFYICAFLAAYISNKAIHIAASNLSTVFFLNSALNPIIYALFYQWFQRCVKLILTYRIFRAGSSDLNVLATK